The Nitrosomonas sp. sh817 genome includes a window with the following:
- a CDS encoding alpha/beta hydrolase, whose product MQFLNHAVLVMRPSIIIKLLLVILVALVLFFAIGTILTSPAPTSVSALSADFPVEPVQIPGRDHVVVHGWLAQGKPGGGVVLLAHSMRSNRVEMLSRARFLQDKGYGVLLIDLQGHGETIGDKITFGLKEAENIEASVDFLKQRFPRERIGAIGTSLGAAAIVLAKKNLKLDAVILESLHPTLEEAVENRLKLHFGDYGSVLLPLMLWQLSLNLDIAIAELNPIARIDRLNAPVLFISGTHDAHTTQSETERLYASARIPKELWIVPGAKHFNMHTYAGREYEHRVDDFLSHYLKRYEEDD is encoded by the coding sequence ATGCAGTTTCTAAATCACGCGGTACTCGTTATGCGCCCTTCTATCATTATCAAGCTACTCCTTGTTATCCTTGTAGCACTTGTTCTTTTTTTTGCGATTGGCACGATTCTGACATCACCAGCCCCCACTTCAGTCTCCGCGCTTTCCGCAGATTTCCCGGTCGAGCCGGTACAGATCCCGGGCCGGGATCACGTCGTTGTTCATGGCTGGCTAGCTCAAGGAAAACCCGGCGGCGGTGTCGTGCTGCTGGCGCATTCGATGCGCAGCAATCGCGTAGAGATGTTGAGCCGGGCGCGATTTCTGCAAGACAAAGGATACGGTGTTCTGCTCATTGACTTGCAAGGACATGGGGAAACCATTGGCGATAAAATTACTTTCGGCTTGAAAGAAGCCGAAAATATTGAGGCATCCGTCGACTTTCTGAAACAGCGTTTCCCGCGCGAACGCATTGGTGCAATCGGTACTTCGCTGGGAGCCGCGGCAATTGTTCTTGCGAAGAAAAATCTAAAATTAGACGCGGTGATTCTGGAATCACTTCATCCAACCCTGGAAGAAGCGGTTGAGAACCGCTTGAAACTCCATTTTGGAGATTACGGCAGCGTGTTACTGCCGCTGATGCTCTGGCAATTATCACTGAATCTGGATATTGCCATTGCTGAACTCAATCCGATTGCGCGAATTGATCGGCTGAATGCTCCCGTCCTGTTCATTTCAGGAACTCATGACGCACATACCACCCAATCGGAAACCGAGCGCTTATATGCTTCGGCCAGAATTCCCAAAGAACTGTGGATTGTCCCGGGCGCCAAACATTTTAATATGCATACCTATGCCGGCAGAGAATATGAACATCGCGTCGATGATTTTTTATCACATTATCTCAAGCGATACGAGGAGGATGACTAG